Genomic segment of Nitrosopumilaceae archaeon AB1(1):
AGTCTGCCTCAGCAAATTTCTTCTCTTTTCTATAAATAATACGCATATCCATGAGCTTTTGAATCTCTTGTCTCTCAGTTGATGTGACAGAAATTAGTTTTAATCCCAATATATTTAGGATATAATGAAACAATGTGATAGCATTTTTTGCATCATTTTTTGACAGAGTTGATGAAGCAGCTGCATTATTTACCACATCTCCAAGTTGAAAGAGAGCAGATAATGCAAGATGAGTGTTGAGATTATCGTTTATTGCAGAGTCAAAAGCTTGTTTTATCTGTGAAACGGTATCATTTAATGTCTCAGAGATAGATAATTCTGTCTGAAGACATTCATGATACGCAGATTCAATCTGCCTCCATTTTGTTGTACACTCTAGCAACATTTTTGGTGTATAATCTATGGGTTTTGCATAATGTCCAGACAGACAAAATAATCTTGTCACGTTAGAGCCCCAATCATGAATAACTTGACGTGCAGTTTTTGTATTACCAAGGGATTTAGACATTTTTTCACCATCAAGTGTTACCATTCCCACATGCATCCAACATTTAGCCGTAGGTTTGTCAGTACAAGATTCACTCTGTGCAATCTCATTTTCGTGATGTGGAAATATCAAATCACGTCCACCTCCATGTATGTCAAAGTTATTTCCTAAATACTTTAGACTCATTGCAGAGCATTCAATATGCCAACCAGGTCTACCACAACCCCACGGACTAGACCAGTTAGGTTCAGTATTAGAAAACTTCCACAGAGCAAAATCCAGAGGATTATTCTTTGACGAGTCTATCCCTATACGTGCCCCCGCCTCTAATTCATCAATATGTTTGCCAGATAATTTACCATAGTTGAGAAATTTACCCACATTATAATATACACCAGTTTCAGTCGAATAGGCAATTTCTTTTTCCATTAATTGTGATATCATATCTTGTATTTCAGATATGTGTTCTGTAGCAACCGGATACTGTGATGCGCGTTTTATATTTAATTTATCTGAGCAAGATAAAAATTCATTAATGTATTTCTTTGCAATTTGTTTTGGTGTAGTAGATTCATCAATAGCTCGTTGAATGATTTTATCATCAACATCTGTAAAATTTTGTACTAACGTAACGGTAATATCCATAGATTCAAGATACCTACGCAATACATCAAATACAATTATTGTCCTCATATGTCCCACATGGGAA
This window contains:
- the cysS gene encoding cysteine--tRNA ligase, which encodes MKIYDTLTNQNVVSSTSTVSIYVCGVTVYDDSHVGHMRTIIVFDVLRRYLESMDITVTLVQNFTDVDDKIIQRAIDESTTPKQIAKKYINEFLSCSDKLNIKRASQYPVATEHISEIQDMISQLMEKEIAYSTETGVYYNVGKFLNYGKLSGKHIDELEAGARIGIDSSKNNPLDFALWKFSNTEPNWSSPWGCGRPGWHIECSAMSLKYLGNNFDIHGGGRDLIFPHHENEIAQSESCTDKPTAKCWMHVGMVTLDGEKMSKSLGNTKTARQVIHDWGSNVTRLFCLSGHYAKPIDYTPKMLLECTTKWRQIESAYHECLQTELSISETLNDTVSQIKQAFDSAINDNLNTHLALSALFQLGDVVNNAAASSTLSKNDAKNAITLFHYILNILGLKLISVTSTERQEIQKLMDMRIIYRKEKKFAEADSVRDKITSMNVDFLDYNSGTIWIKRESIFSEKA